Proteins encoded within one genomic window of Arachis ipaensis cultivar K30076 chromosome B08, Araip1.1, whole genome shotgun sequence:
- the LOC110262474 gene encoding uncharacterized protein LOC110262474, with translation MDVDPEEDATLAPKHIPIGDDTIVDEGETIDVVESSHEWTQWREDLATEMWEIWRGERGDFYFAQMASIPRQWTEQETEQFVVFMEELVVKGKRADAGQFKPGAFQKLADKMNEKFPGCGLTVKHIRNKHKRLKEKYMFVAEMLGCSGFEWNSEKMCVEVDSKQVLEAWEKGRNVILYTPGKPFPLFERLGSIFGKNRATGLDACSEKDAEEDVTPGSTFAAATSGGLGLGGNDIDMEDLAAAESELPNTFSTLFASSSEKNQGRHTTSKKTNDAAVLSNLAETFKSVVEDQGKHVQVLANAMSGVNKQVNLGRTLKCLGFTTMEIVQIAKKFVQNPELKATFWSLDEEKEAFARDIMDNF, from the exons ATGGATGTTGATCCCGAAGAAGATGCAACTCTTGCGCCAAAACACATACCCATTGGAGATGATACTATTGTTGATGAAGGTGAAACAATTGATGTTGTGGAAAGTAGCCATGAGTGGACTCAATGGCGTGAGGACCTAGCAACCGAGATGTGGGAAATATGGAGGGGAGAACGTGGCGA CTTTTATTTTGCT CAAATGGCCTCCATACCCCGCCAATGGACTGAACAAGAAACTGAACAGTTTGTGGTGTTTATGGAGGAATTGGTTGTTAAAGGCAAAAGGGCAGATGCCGGTCAATTTAAGCCAGGGGCATTTCAAAAACTGGCGGACAAGATGAATGAAAAGTTTCCTGGATGTGGTCTCACTGTGAAGCACATCAGAAACAAACACAAGCGGCTGAAAGAAAAATATATGTTTGTGGCTGAGATGTTGGGTTGTAGTGGTTTTGAGTGGAATTCCGAAAAGATGTGTGTTGAAGTGGACAGTAAACAAGTATTGGAAGCTTGGGAAAAG GGTCGCAATGTTATACTCTACACTCCAGGCAAGCCATTTCCGTTGTTCGAACGTCTTGGGAGCATTTTTGGCAAGAATAGAGCTActggtcttgatgcatgcagtGAAAAAGATGCTGAAGAAGATGTCACACCTGGCTCTACATTTGCTGCGGCCACATCTGGTGGCTTGGGTTTAGGCGGTAACGATATTGACATGGAAGATTTAGCAGCTGCCGAGAGCGAACTACCCAATACCTTTTCAACCTTATTTGCTTCATCAAGTGAGAAAAATCAAGGACGTCACACTACAAGTAAAAAAACCAATGATGCTGCGGTCCTATCAAACTTAGCAGAAACTTTTAAATCTGTAGTTGAGGATCAAGGAAAGCATGTGCAGGTACTAGCCAATGCAATGTCTGGTGTGAATAAGCAAGTGAATCTTGGCCGTACACTGAAGTGTCTTGGTTTCACTACAATGGAGATCGTGCAGATTGCAAAAAAATTTGTGCAGAATCCAGAATTGAAGGCAACCTTTTGGAGCTTAGACGAGGAAAAGGAAGCATTCGCACGAGATATAATGGACAACTTTTAA